A portion of the Mycobacterium paraseoulense genome contains these proteins:
- a CDS encoding serine/threonine protein kinase PknE: MGDTTADSREGSQFGPYRLRRLVGRGGMGDVYEAEDTVRERIVALKLMSQTLSNDPVFRSRMQREARTAGRLQEPHVVPIHDFGEIDGQLYVDMRLIDGKDLATMLSRYGPLSPPRAVAIVRQIGSALDAAHAAGVLHRDVKPENILVSGDDFAYLVDFGIASATSDEKLTQFGTTVGTVKYMAPERFSDAEVTHRADIYALACVLYECLTGSPPYTGDQVSVMGAHLHQAIPQPSAARAAIPVAFDAVIARGMAKDPADRYATCGDLSAAAYAALAEPDQDRATDILQRSQVARLPAAFANHQPAGISQPPPAYTPSSGAMWAAPPGPGGPVPQPTGWAGAPAWGPSTAGPVGVQPWGQPPRPSRKPWLWVGVTGVALLAVVGLVLAIVRPWDSSSPAEPTSQPPPPDAVALRVLDDGVFVGSSAASMTIDIFNEPICPPCGSFIRSNAGDIETAVNNKKLAVRYHLLDFLDDKSHSKNYSTRAVAASYCVAAQNDAKLYTAFYSGLFASNFQPAEDAAEDRTDGELAQLAKNIGADAQVMTCIKSGDDVGMGKAKSANGYATLSGLNANSTPFVWDGTASVNYSDPTWLTKLIG; the protein is encoded by the coding sequence ATGGGTGACACGACCGCGGATTCGCGGGAGGGTTCGCAGTTCGGTCCGTACCGGCTGCGGCGGCTGGTCGGCCGCGGCGGCATGGGCGACGTCTATGAGGCCGAGGACACGGTCCGCGAGCGCATCGTCGCGCTGAAACTGATGTCGCAGACGCTGTCCAACGACCCCGTCTTCCGGTCCCGCATGCAGCGGGAGGCCCGCACCGCCGGCCGGCTGCAGGAACCGCACGTCGTGCCAATCCATGACTTCGGCGAGATCGACGGCCAGCTCTATGTCGACATGCGCCTGATCGACGGCAAGGACCTGGCCACGATGCTGAGCCGGTACGGTCCGCTGTCCCCGCCGCGGGCGGTGGCCATCGTGCGCCAGATCGGCTCCGCGCTCGACGCCGCGCACGCCGCCGGGGTGCTGCATCGCGACGTCAAGCCGGAGAACATCCTGGTGAGCGGCGACGATTTCGCCTACCTGGTCGACTTCGGGATCGCCAGCGCCACGTCCGACGAGAAACTGACCCAGTTCGGCACCACCGTGGGCACCGTCAAGTACATGGCGCCCGAGCGGTTCAGCGACGCCGAGGTCACCCATCGGGCCGACATCTACGCGTTGGCGTGCGTGCTCTACGAGTGCTTGACCGGATCCCCGCCGTACACCGGCGACCAGGTCAGCGTGATGGGCGCCCACCTGCACCAGGCGATCCCGCAGCCCAGCGCCGCGCGGGCCGCCATCCCGGTCGCCTTCGACGCGGTGATCGCCCGCGGCATGGCCAAGGATCCCGCCGACCGCTACGCGACCTGCGGTGACCTGTCCGCGGCCGCCTATGCGGCGCTGGCCGAACCCGATCAGGACCGGGCCACCGACATCCTGCAGCGCAGCCAGGTGGCACGGCTACCGGCCGCATTCGCCAACCACCAACCCGCCGGGATCTCCCAGCCGCCCCCGGCGTACACGCCCTCGTCCGGCGCGATGTGGGCGGCGCCGCCGGGGCCCGGGGGTCCGGTGCCCCAGCCGACCGGCTGGGCCGGCGCCCCCGCGTGGGGACCCAGTACGGCCGGGCCGGTCGGGGTGCAGCCGTGGGGTCAACCGCCTCGACCGAGCCGGAAGCCCTGGCTGTGGGTCGGCGTCACCGGCGTCGCCCTGCTGGCCGTCGTGGGCCTGGTCCTGGCCATCGTCCGGCCGTGGGATTCGTCGTCGCCGGCCGAGCCGACGTCGCAACCGCCACCGCCGGACGCCGTCGCGCTGCGGGTCCTCGACGACGGAGTGTTCGTGGGCAGTTCGGCGGCGTCGATGACGATCGACATCTTCAACGAACCCATCTGCCCGCCCTGCGGCAGCTTCATCCGGTCGAATGCGGGCGACATCGAGACCGCGGTGAACAACAAGAAGCTCGCGGTGCGCTACCACCTGCTCGACTTTCTCGACGACAAGTCGCACAGCAAGAACTACTCGACCCGGGCGGTGGCGGCGTCGTACTGCGTCGCCGCGCAAAACGACGCCAAGCTGTACACGGCCTTCTATTCGGGTTTGTTCGCCAGCAACTTTCAGCCCGCCGAGGACGCCGCTGAGGACCGCACCGACGGCGAACTGGCCCAACTCGCCAAGAACATCGGCGCGGACGCGCAAGTCATGACCTGCATCAAGTCCGGAGACGACGTCGGCATGGGGAAGGCGAAGTCCGCGAACGGGTATGCGACGCTGTCCGGCCTGAACGCCAATTCCACACCGTTCGTCTGGGACGGCACCGCGTCGGTGAACTATTCCGACCCGACCTGGCTGACCAAGCTGATCGGGTAG
- a CDS encoding N-acetylglutaminylglutamine amidotransferase encodes MCGVTGEVRLDGRVPDVAAVSAMAAVMTPRGPDASGVWSQGRVALGHRRLKIIDLSEAGAQPMVDSELGLAIAFNGCIYNYKELRSELSGHGYRFFSHSDTEVLLKAYHRWRDDFVSHLHGMFAFAIVERDSGRVLLGRDRLGIKPLYLSEDAHRIRFASALPALLTGGGVDTRVDPVALHHYMTFHSVVPAPLTILRGVRKVPPASLIAIEPDGRRVTTTYWTPDFTRHQDRAGWSETDWEDAVLDALRVAVKRRLVADVPVGCLLSGGVDSSLIVGLLAEAGQHGLMTFSIGFEAAGGVEGDEFRWSDIIAQRFETDHHQIRIGTERMLPALDGAIGAMSEPMVSHDCVAFYLLSQEVARHVKVVQSGQGADEVFAGYHWYPPMGSPAAASLQGAVAEYRGAFFDRDSAELAGLLGPGITAPGDPSERFVTEHFARAGAETGVDRALRLDTTVMLVDDPVKRVDNMTMAWGLEGRVPFLDHELVELAATCPPELKIAHEGKGVLKQAARRVIPSAVIDRPKGYFPVPALTHLEGPYLDMVRDALYAPVAKERGLFRMEAVDALLADPNSKLTPLRGNELWQIALLELWLQRHGITGPVA; translated from the coding sequence GTGTGCGGAGTCACCGGGGAGGTACGGCTCGACGGGCGGGTCCCCGATGTAGCAGCGGTGTCGGCGATGGCCGCGGTGATGACCCCAAGGGGTCCCGACGCGTCCGGCGTCTGGTCGCAGGGCCGCGTCGCGCTCGGCCATCGCCGCCTCAAAATCATCGACCTCAGCGAGGCCGGCGCCCAGCCGATGGTCGACTCGGAGCTGGGGCTGGCCATCGCCTTCAACGGCTGCATCTACAACTACAAGGAACTGCGCAGCGAACTCAGCGGGCACGGCTACCGGTTCTTCTCGCACAGTGACACCGAGGTCCTGCTCAAGGCGTACCACCGCTGGCGCGACGATTTCGTCAGCCACCTGCACGGCATGTTCGCCTTCGCCATCGTCGAACGCGACAGCGGCCGGGTGTTGCTCGGCCGCGACCGGCTCGGCATCAAGCCGCTCTACCTGAGCGAGGACGCCCACCGGATCCGGTTCGCCTCGGCCCTGCCGGCGCTGTTGACGGGCGGCGGCGTGGACACCCGCGTCGATCCCGTCGCGCTGCACCACTACATGACGTTCCACTCGGTGGTCCCCGCGCCGCTGACCATCCTGCGGGGCGTCCGCAAGGTGCCGCCGGCGTCGCTGATCGCGATCGAGCCCGACGGCCGGCGCGTGACGACCACGTATTGGACCCCGGACTTCACCCGGCACCAGGACCGCGCCGGCTGGTCGGAGACCGACTGGGAGGACGCGGTGCTCGACGCGCTTCGGGTCGCGGTCAAGCGCCGGCTGGTCGCCGACGTGCCGGTCGGCTGCCTGTTGTCCGGCGGCGTCGACTCCAGCCTGATCGTCGGCCTGCTCGCCGAGGCGGGCCAGCACGGCCTGATGACCTTCTCCATCGGCTTCGAGGCGGCCGGCGGCGTCGAGGGTGATGAATTCCGCTGGTCGGACATCATCGCCCAGCGTTTCGAGACCGACCACCACCAGATCCGCATCGGCACCGAGCGGATGCTGCCGGCGCTCGACGGGGCCATCGGCGCGATGAGCGAGCCGATGGTCAGCCACGACTGCGTCGCCTTCTACCTGCTCAGCCAGGAGGTGGCGCGCCACGTGAAGGTGGTGCAGTCGGGCCAGGGCGCCGACGAGGTGTTCGCCGGCTACCACTGGTACCCGCCGATGGGCTCGCCGGCCGCGGCGTCCCTTCAGGGGGCGGTCGCCGAGTACCGCGGCGCCTTCTTCGACCGCGACTCGGCGGAGCTGGCGGGCCTGCTGGGGCCGGGCATCACGGCCCCCGGCGACCCCAGCGAGCGCTTCGTCACCGAGCACTTCGCGCGCGCCGGTGCCGAGACGGGCGTCGATCGCGCGTTGCGCCTCGACACCACCGTGATGCTGGTGGACGACCCGGTGAAGCGGGTCGACAACATGACCATGGCCTGGGGCCTGGAGGGCCGGGTGCCGTTCCTCGATCACGAGCTTGTCGAGCTGGCGGCGACCTGCCCCCCCGAGCTGAAGATCGCGCACGAGGGCAAGGGCGTTCTCAAACAGGCGGCGCGGCGGGTGATTCCGTCGGCGGTCATCGACCGGCCCAAGGGGTATTTCCCGGTTCCCGCGCTGACCCACCTCGAGGGGCCCTACCTCGACATGGTGCGCGACGCGCTGTACGCGCCCGTCGCCAAGGAGCGCGGCCTGTTCCGCATGGAGGCGGTCGACGCGCTGCTGGCGGACCCCAACAGCAAGCTGACCCCACTGCGCGGCAATGAGCTCTGGCAGATCGCCCTGCTCGAACTCTGGCTGCAGCGGCACGGCATCACCGGTCCGGTGGCATGA
- a CDS encoding DUF732 domain-containing protein, which translates to MNAHRGNWWALGAIALAAAGVLFAAPASADQNDDAFIAEIQRNGVVFSDRGAAIAAGHNMCAGLDKGKTPTSLVLNVVRATDLSAHEAAFLLGASVASYCPQHRAAVGASAS; encoded by the coding sequence ATGAATGCGCATCGTGGAAATTGGTGGGCACTCGGTGCGATCGCGCTCGCGGCCGCCGGGGTGCTTTTCGCCGCTCCGGCGTCAGCCGATCAAAACGACGATGCGTTCATTGCCGAGATTCAGCGAAACGGAGTGGTCTTCAGCGACCGCGGCGCGGCGATCGCCGCGGGGCACAACATGTGCGCCGGACTCGACAAGGGCAAGACACCGACCTCCCTGGTGCTCAACGTCGTGCGGGCCACCGATCTGTCGGCACACGAAGCGGCCTTCCTTCTCGGTGCTTCCGTGGCGTCTTATTGCCCCCAGCACCGGGCCGCTGTCGGTGCGTCGGCGTCCTGA
- the ngg gene encoding N-acetylglutaminylglutamine synthetase, with product MTVIDPSGDPTEAITMGLHDASPPELVEAMAKDVELELGWGRLIFGQTFADSQQLVEALRREGPGRRDICIYARESHVVVAEAPTELFIDPSHTYRLRFADSTPEDLAPSPLGITVRTLNDPVDADAMNRVYVRCGMVPAGVDVIWNNHLNVPAVTYLLAVRDADGAVVGTVTGVDHELLFSDPEQGSSLWTLAVDPAAGLPGIGAALTRALAERFHNAGRAYMDLSVAHDNAAAIGLYEKLGFRRVPVLAIKRKNAINEPLFSPPPETVDDLNPYARIIADEALRRGIWVEVLDAETGEMRLTHGGRSVITRESLSEYTSAVAMCRCDDKRRTRRLVSEAGITVPRARLATFDEGDYNFLAEVGEVVVKPTRGEQGKGITVGVTADSGRQELAGALARAREQYPDVLIEQRVQGDDLRLVVIDGRVVAAALRMPPEIIGTGEHSIRDLIAAESRRRSAATGGESRIPLDDLTEATVAEAGWTLDDVLPQGTRLRVRRTANLHQGGTIHDVTAVVNSELCRVAVTAAEAIGIPVTGIDLLVPDVTGAEYAFIEANERPGLANHEPQPTAAAFIDFLFPGHPGQPAAWIPEESRTDRG from the coding sequence ATGACCGTCATCGATCCCTCCGGAGACCCCACCGAGGCGATCACGATGGGCCTGCACGACGCGTCGCCGCCGGAGCTGGTGGAGGCGATGGCCAAGGACGTCGAGCTGGAACTCGGCTGGGGCCGGCTCATCTTCGGCCAGACGTTCGCCGATTCCCAACAGCTGGTGGAGGCGCTGCGGCGGGAGGGGCCCGGGCGCCGCGACATCTGCATCTACGCCCGCGAGTCCCACGTGGTGGTCGCCGAGGCGCCGACCGAGCTCTTCATCGACCCCAGCCACACCTATCGCCTGCGCTTCGCCGATTCCACGCCCGAGGACCTGGCGCCGTCGCCGCTGGGCATCACCGTGCGCACACTGAACGACCCGGTCGACGCCGACGCCATGAACCGCGTCTACGTGCGCTGCGGCATGGTGCCCGCCGGGGTCGACGTCATCTGGAACAACCACCTCAACGTGCCGGCGGTGACCTACCTGTTGGCGGTGCGCGACGCGGACGGCGCCGTGGTGGGCACCGTCACCGGCGTCGACCACGAATTGCTGTTCTCCGACCCCGAGCAGGGGTCGAGCCTGTGGACCCTGGCCGTCGACCCGGCGGCCGGACTGCCGGGGATCGGCGCGGCGCTCACCCGGGCCCTGGCGGAACGCTTCCACAACGCCGGCCGCGCCTACATGGATCTCTCGGTCGCCCACGACAACGCGGCCGCCATCGGCCTCTACGAAAAGCTGGGCTTCCGCCGAGTCCCGGTGCTGGCGATCAAGCGCAAGAACGCCATCAACGAGCCGCTGTTCAGCCCGCCGCCCGAGACGGTCGACGACCTCAACCCCTACGCCCGGATCATCGCCGACGAGGCGCTGCGCCGCGGCATCTGGGTCGAGGTGCTCGATGCCGAGACCGGCGAGATGCGGCTCACCCACGGCGGCCGCAGCGTCATCACCCGCGAATCGCTGTCCGAGTACACCTCGGCGGTCGCCATGTGCCGCTGCGACGACAAGCGCCGGACGCGGCGCCTGGTCTCCGAGGCGGGCATCACGGTGCCGCGCGCCCGCCTGGCCACGTTCGACGAAGGCGACTACAACTTCCTTGCCGAGGTCGGCGAGGTGGTCGTCAAACCGACCCGCGGCGAACAGGGCAAGGGCATCACCGTCGGGGTGACCGCCGACAGCGGTCGCCAAGAGCTCGCCGGCGCGCTGGCCCGCGCGCGTGAGCAATACCCCGACGTGCTGATCGAACAGCGGGTGCAAGGCGACGACCTTCGGCTGGTGGTGATCGACGGCCGGGTGGTGGCCGCCGCGCTGCGGATGCCGCCCGAGATCATCGGCACGGGGGAGCACAGCATCCGGGACCTGATCGCGGCCGAAAGCCGGCGGCGCTCGGCGGCCACCGGCGGCGAGTCGCGCATCCCGCTCGACGACCTGACCGAGGCGACGGTCGCCGAGGCGGGCTGGACGCTCGACGACGTGCTGCCCCAGGGCACCCGGCTTCGCGTTCGCCGCACCGCGAACCTGCACCAGGGCGGCACGATTCACGACGTCACCGCCGTGGTGAACTCGGAACTGTGCCGCGTCGCGGTCACGGCGGCCGAGGCGATCGGCATCCCCGTCACGGGCATCGACCTGCTGGTGCCCGACGTCACCGGCGCGGAGTACGCCTTCATCGAAGCCAACGAACGGCCCGGGCTGGCCAACCACGAGCCACAGCCCACGGCCGCGGCCTTCATCGACTTCCTGTTCCCCGGACACCCCGGCCAGCCGGCGGCGTGGATCCCCGAGGAGTCGCGCACCGACCGTGGCTGA
- a CDS encoding MFS transporter: MSDSVQTGTITTHVPARLDRLPWSRFHWRVVIGLGGVWILDGLEVTMVGNVSARLTEKGSGIDLDPAQIGVAAAFYIAGACLGALFFGHLTDRFGRRNLFMLTLAVYLVATVATAFAFAPWYFFLARFFTGSGIGGEYAAINSAIDELIPARLRGRVDLIINGTYWLGSAAGAAGALVLLDTSNFAPNIGWRLAFGVGAIFGIFVLLVRRNVPESPRWLFIHGRDEEAERVVGEIEDAVRAETGEPLPEPQGRKLKIRQRETISFREIARVAFKLYPQRAVLGLALFTGQAFLYNGVTFNLGTLLSGFYGVPSGKVPLFFILWALSNFVGPLALGHLFDSIGRKPMITSTYIGSAVVAVALAILFVTQTGGVWAFIGVLAVAFFLASAGASAAYLTVSEIFPMETRALAIAFFYAVGTAIGGITGPLLFGQLINSGERGQVVWSFLTGAAVMAIAGLVELRLGIAAERRPLEELALPLTVEDADPPDGRETGTP; the protein is encoded by the coding sequence ATGAGCGACAGCGTGCAGACCGGGACCATCACCACCCACGTGCCGGCGCGGCTGGACAGGCTGCCCTGGTCGCGATTCCACTGGCGGGTCGTCATCGGCCTCGGCGGGGTGTGGATCCTCGACGGGCTCGAGGTCACGATGGTGGGCAACGTGTCGGCCCGCCTCACGGAAAAGGGCAGCGGCATCGACCTCGACCCGGCGCAGATCGGCGTGGCGGCCGCGTTCTACATCGCCGGCGCGTGCCTGGGCGCGCTCTTCTTCGGACACCTGACGGACCGCTTCGGTCGGCGCAACCTGTTCATGCTGACCCTGGCGGTCTACCTGGTCGCCACCGTCGCGACCGCATTCGCCTTCGCCCCCTGGTACTTCTTCCTGGCGCGGTTCTTCACCGGCTCCGGCATCGGCGGTGAATACGCCGCGATCAACTCGGCCATCGACGAGCTGATCCCCGCCCGCCTGCGCGGCCGCGTCGACCTGATCATCAACGGGACGTACTGGCTCGGCTCGGCCGCGGGGGCGGCCGGCGCGCTCGTCCTGCTCGACACGTCGAACTTCGCGCCCAACATCGGCTGGCGGCTGGCCTTCGGCGTCGGCGCCATCTTCGGCATCTTCGTGCTGCTCGTACGGCGCAACGTCCCGGAGAGCCCGCGCTGGCTGTTCATCCACGGCCGCGACGAGGAGGCCGAGCGGGTCGTCGGCGAGATCGAGGACGCGGTGCGGGCCGAAACCGGGGAGCCGCTGCCCGAGCCGCAGGGGCGCAAGCTGAAAATCCGGCAGCGCGAGACGATCTCGTTCCGCGAGATCGCCAGGGTGGCGTTCAAGCTCTATCCGCAGCGCGCGGTCCTCGGGCTGGCCCTGTTCACGGGGCAGGCATTCCTGTACAACGGCGTGACGTTCAACCTGGGCACCCTGTTGAGCGGGTTCTACGGCGTGCCGTCGGGGAAGGTGCCGCTGTTCTTCATCCTGTGGGCCCTGAGCAACTTCGTCGGGCCGCTGGCCCTGGGCCACCTGTTCGACAGCATCGGCCGCAAGCCGATGATCACGTCCACCTACATCGGCTCCGCGGTGGTGGCCGTCGCGCTCGCGATCCTGTTCGTGACCCAGACCGGCGGCGTGTGGGCGTTCATCGGCGTCCTCGCGGTCGCGTTCTTCCTGGCCTCGGCGGGCGCCAGCGCGGCCTACCTGACGGTCAGCGAGATCTTCCCGATGGAGACCAGGGCGCTGGCGATCGCGTTCTTCTACGCGGTGGGCACCGCGATCGGCGGCATCACCGGCCCGTTGCTGTTCGGGCAGCTGATCAATTCGGGCGAACGCGGCCAGGTGGTGTGGTCGTTCCTCACGGGCGCCGCGGTCATGGCGATCGCGGGGCTGGTCGAGCTGCGGCTGGGCATCGCGGCCGAACGACGCCCGCTCGAGGAGCTGGCCTTGCCCCTGACGGTCGAGGACGCCGACCCCCCCGACGGCCGCGAAACCGGGACGCCGTAG
- a CDS encoding serine/threonine-protein kinase — translation MTGAQGSRVGTMFGPYRLKRLLGRGGMGEVYEAEHTVKQWTVALKLMSHTFSQDPVFRRRMEREARITGRLLEPHVVPVHEYGEIDGQLYLEMRLIEGVDLGSLLGRDGPLPAPRAVAIIGQVASALDAAHAAGVTHRDVKPQNILITADDFAYLVDFGIASAQSDDKLTQLGTAVGTLKYMAPERFSSEEATPRADVYALACVLYECLTGTPPYRADSTGMLVSAHMMQPIPKPSEQGCGVSPAFDAVIAGGMAKNPIERYPTAGALAEAAHKALSAPERERAETILRHSELLAPATDSEHAGAPAPRRRNRWPIVAAATVAVLAVCAVALWLVLEPTESRHAKSSVTKTPPPSSAAPNDEQARLISLLPPGYLAGTCTPATPESGSIWVHAVAMVTCGQNTQPGGPSHATYGLFPTPDRLKKAFTDDIGNVSLVNCPGEGRSPVSWHYDQTPNEMAGLIACGTYHNHPNVIWTSDEKLMLSDVSGDPATVEDLHTWWDAYG, via the coding sequence TTGACCGGCGCGCAGGGCTCGCGGGTGGGGACGATGTTCGGCCCCTACCGTCTCAAGCGGCTGCTCGGCCGCGGCGGGATGGGTGAGGTCTACGAGGCCGAGCACACCGTCAAACAGTGGACCGTGGCGCTGAAGTTGATGTCGCACACCTTCAGCCAGGACCCGGTGTTCCGCAGGCGGATGGAACGCGAGGCCCGCATCACCGGCCGGCTGCTGGAACCCCACGTGGTCCCCGTCCACGAGTACGGCGAAATCGACGGGCAGCTGTATCTGGAGATGCGGCTCATCGAGGGCGTCGACCTGGGCAGCCTGCTCGGGCGGGACGGGCCGCTGCCCGCGCCGCGGGCGGTGGCGATCATCGGGCAGGTCGCGTCGGCCCTGGACGCCGCCCATGCGGCCGGGGTGACCCACCGTGACGTCAAACCGCAGAACATCCTGATCACCGCCGACGACTTCGCCTACCTCGTCGACTTCGGGATCGCCAGCGCGCAGAGCGACGACAAACTGACCCAACTGGGCACCGCGGTGGGCACCCTGAAATACATGGCACCCGAACGGTTTTCCAGCGAAGAGGCGACCCCGCGCGCCGACGTCTACGCGCTGGCCTGCGTGCTCTACGAATGCCTGACCGGGACCCCGCCCTACCGCGCCGACAGCACCGGCATGCTGGTCAGCGCCCACATGATGCAGCCCATCCCCAAACCGAGCGAGCAGGGCTGCGGAGTGAGCCCGGCGTTCGATGCGGTCATCGCCGGCGGCATGGCCAAGAACCCGATCGAGCGCTACCCCACCGCAGGCGCCCTGGCCGAGGCCGCGCACAAGGCGCTCAGCGCACCCGAGCGCGAACGCGCCGAAACGATTCTGCGCCACAGTGAACTCCTCGCTCCCGCAACGGATTCCGAGCACGCGGGCGCGCCGGCACCGCGCCGTCGGAACCGCTGGCCGATCGTGGCGGCAGCGACGGTGGCCGTCCTGGCCGTCTGCGCCGTCGCGCTCTGGCTCGTGCTCGAACCCACCGAATCGCGCCACGCCAAGTCCAGCGTGACGAAGACCCCGCCGCCGTCCAGCGCCGCCCCCAACGACGAGCAGGCGCGGCTGATCAGCCTGCTGCCGCCGGGGTACCTGGCCGGCACGTGCACGCCGGCCACCCCGGAATCGGGCAGCATCTGGGTGCACGCGGTGGCGATGGTGACCTGCGGGCAGAACACCCAGCCCGGCGGCCCGAGCCATGCCACCTATGGGCTCTTCCCGACGCCCGACCGGCTGAAGAAGGCCTTCACCGACGACATCGGAAACGTCAGCCTGGTGAACTGCCCCGGCGAGGGCCGCTCACCCGTCAGCTGGCACTACGACCAGACCCCCAACGAGATGGCCGGGTTGATCGCCTGCGGCACCTACCACAACCACCCGAACGTCATCTGGACCAGCGACGAGAAACTCATGCTCAGCGACGTCTCCGGCGACCCGGCCACCGTCGAGGACTTGCACACGTGGTGGGACGCCTACGGCTGA
- a CDS encoding glutamine synthetase III family protein, protein MSGNAVRLQAINNVEAYVPPAISFVPGELPGEIFGSNVFTKAEMQARLPKAVYKSVVATIDKGAKLDPAVADAVAVAMKDWALEKGATHYAHVFYPMTGLTAEKHDSFLEPVSDGQTLAEFAGKTLIQGEPDASSFPSGGLRSTFEARGYTGWDVTSPAYVLENPNGNTLCIPTVFVSMTGEALDYKTPLLRSQQAMGVHAERILKLFGHQDLNKVVSFCGPEQEYFLVDRHFFLARPDLINAGRTVFGARPPKGQEFDDHYFGSVPERVLGFMMDTERELFKLGIPAKTRHNEVAPGQFEIAPMFERANIASDHQQLLMTVFKTLAKKHGMECLFHEKPFAGVNGSGKHVNFSVGNSELGSLLVPGDTPHENAQFLVFCAAVIRAVHKFAGLLRVSVASATNDHRLGANEAPPAIISIFLGDQLADVFEQIAKGAATSSKGKGTMIIGVDTLPHLPTDAGDRNRTSPFAFTGNRFEFRAPGSGQTVAVPMIVLNTIMAESFDYIATTLEKAVDGGEDFDAAVQKLLTEIITDHGAVVFNGDGYSENWQIEAAERGLPNLKTTLDAIPELIKPESIEVFEKYGVFNERELHSRYEVRLEQYALTIGVEAKLALEIGTTVILPAALRYQTELASNVATLKAAGVQPSMAALEAVSAPLADLTAALAGLRAALSEHSADSALEEARHAQGALLPAMEAVRAAADALEGVVADDLWPLPTYQEMLYIL, encoded by the coding sequence TTGAGCGGCAACGCTGTCCGCCTGCAGGCGATCAACAACGTCGAGGCATACGTCCCCCCGGCCATCAGCTTCGTCCCGGGTGAACTGCCGGGCGAGATCTTCGGCTCCAACGTCTTCACCAAGGCGGAGATGCAGGCACGGCTGCCCAAGGCGGTGTACAAGTCCGTCGTGGCGACCATCGACAAGGGCGCCAAGCTGGACCCGGCCGTCGCCGACGCGGTCGCCGTCGCCATGAAGGACTGGGCGTTGGAGAAGGGCGCCACCCACTACGCGCACGTCTTCTACCCGATGACGGGGCTGACCGCCGAAAAGCACGACAGCTTCCTCGAGCCCGTCTCAGACGGGCAGACGCTGGCCGAATTCGCCGGCAAGACGCTGATCCAGGGCGAGCCCGACGCCTCCAGCTTCCCCTCGGGCGGGCTGCGCAGCACTTTCGAGGCGCGCGGCTACACCGGTTGGGACGTGACCAGCCCGGCCTACGTGCTGGAGAACCCGAACGGCAATACGCTATGCATCCCAACGGTTTTCGTGTCGATGACGGGCGAAGCGCTCGACTACAAGACGCCGCTGCTGCGCAGCCAGCAGGCGATGGGCGTCCACGCCGAGCGCATCCTGAAGCTGTTCGGGCACCAGGACCTGAACAAGGTGGTGTCGTTCTGCGGGCCGGAGCAGGAGTACTTCCTCGTCGACCGCCACTTCTTCCTGGCGCGGCCGGACCTGATCAACGCCGGCCGCACCGTGTTCGGCGCCAGGCCGCCCAAGGGCCAGGAATTCGACGACCATTACTTCGGCTCGGTGCCCGAGCGGGTCCTCGGCTTCATGATGGACACCGAACGGGAGCTCTTCAAACTCGGCATCCCCGCCAAGACGCGGCACAACGAGGTCGCCCCGGGCCAGTTCGAGATCGCCCCGATGTTCGAGCGGGCCAACATCGCCTCCGACCACCAACAGCTGCTGATGACGGTGTTCAAGACGCTGGCCAAAAAGCACGGCATGGAATGCCTGTTCCACGAGAAGCCCTTCGCCGGCGTGAACGGCTCGGGCAAACACGTCAACTTCTCGGTGGGCAACTCCGAGCTGGGTTCGCTGCTGGTGCCCGGCGACACCCCGCATGAGAACGCCCAATTCCTGGTGTTCTGCGCCGCGGTGATCCGCGCCGTGCACAAGTTCGCCGGACTGCTGCGCGTCTCGGTCGCATCGGCCACCAACGACCACCGACTCGGCGCCAACGAGGCGCCGCCGGCGATCATCTCGATCTTCCTCGGTGACCAGCTCGCCGACGTGTTCGAGCAGATCGCGAAGGGCGCGGCGACATCGTCAAAGGGCAAGGGCACCATGATCATCGGTGTCGACACCCTGCCGCACCTGCCGACGGATGCGGGCGACCGCAACCGCACCAGCCCGTTCGCGTTCACCGGCAACCGCTTCGAGTTCCGGGCGCCCGGTTCGGGGCAGACGGTCGCCGTCCCGATGATCGTCCTCAACACCATCATGGCCGAGTCGTTCGATTACATCGCAACCACTTTGGAGAAGGCCGTCGACGGCGGCGAGGACTTCGACGCCGCGGTGCAGAAACTTCTCACCGAGATCATCACCGACCACGGCGCGGTGGTCTTCAACGGGGACGGGTATTCGGAGAACTGGCAGATCGAGGCGGCCGAGCGCGGCCTGCCGAACCTGAAGACCACGTTGGACGCCATCCCGGAACTGATCAAGCCGGAATCGATCGAAGTGTTCGAGAAGTACGGGGTTTTCAACGAACGCGAGCTGCACAGCCGCTACGAGGTGCGCCTGGAGCAGTACGCGCTGACCATCGGGGTCGAGGCGAAGCTGGCGCTCGAGATCGGGACGACCGTCATCTTGCCGGCCGCACTGCGCTACCAGACCGAGCTGGCCTCCAACGTCGCGACGCTGAAGGCCGCCGGGGTCCAGCCGAGCATGGCCGCGCTGGAAGCGGTTTCGGCCCCGCTGGCCGACCTCACCGCCGCGCTGGCGGGGCTCAGGGCGGCGCTGTCGGAGCACTCGGCGGACTCGGCGCTCGAGGAGGCCAGGCACGCCCAAGGGGCGCTGCTGCCGGCGATGGAGGCCGTGCGCGCGGCGGCCGACGCGCTGGAAGGGGTTGTGGCCGATGACCTTTGGCCATTGCCGACCTACCAGGAGATGCTCTACATCCTCTAG